A region from the Volucribacter amazonae genome encodes:
- a CDS encoding helix-turn-helix domain-containing protein yields MQKTEKNLGKNVGRAIAKYRQSAKLTQAEVAEILNISIDAVSRMERGIIMPSVARLIELAEIFDCEAADLLTASSPRLQDQSQYLFQLLNQLDEQERCQLIHIIESMINWHKKE; encoded by the coding sequence TTGCAAAAAACAGAAAAAAACTTGGGCAAAAATGTTGGTAGGGCGATTGCTAAATATCGCCAATCGGCAAAGCTGACGCAAGCCGAAGTTGCTGAGATTTTAAACATTAGTATTGATGCGGTTTCACGTATGGAACGGGGGATTATTATGCCCTCAGTGGCACGTTTAATTGAGTTAGCGGAAATTTTTGATTGTGAGGCGGCAGATTTGTTAACAGCGAGTAGCCCAAGATTACAAGATCAATCACAATATTTATTTCAGTTATTAAATCAATTAGATGAACAGGAACGTTGTCAATTAATCCATATTATTGAGTCAATGATTAATTGGCATAAAAAGGAATAA
- a CDS encoding helix-turn-helix transcriptional regulator has protein sequence MPKVNDYSEKLADRLVDIIRRLNLGESFTRQELAQQYKVSEKTIQRDIARLSSLNIQYTGRPRKYSLEKEQLGKFDEESFQHFSQAISTDKLLPNIKKNYLDKQMRNENLGFTVKHRYQDLKDIKEQFNKLQDCINDKTQVIFYYIHKKKTYQVEPYKLVNHNDIWYLAAKHENKIKNFLLSKIDKIQKTFIQFEVDQNLLKRIEQEESVWHKEHKVEIIIKIKAEVSQYFTRRSLLPEQKTVKQLDNGELIISTMISHKLELFPIIRYWIPNLTIISPEDWQQELEMGLREYLGK, from the coding sequence ATGCCAAAAGTAAATGATTACAGTGAAAAACTCGCTGATCGATTAGTCGACATTATTCGTCGCCTTAATCTTGGTGAATCTTTTACACGTCAAGAATTAGCACAACAATATAAAGTGAGTGAGAAAACTATCCAACGAGATATTGCTCGCTTATCTTCATTAAATATTCAATATACGGGTCGTCCAAGAAAATATTCTTTAGAAAAAGAACAGCTAGGTAAATTTGATGAAGAAAGTTTTCAACATTTTTCTCAAGCTATTAGTACCGATAAATTATTACCAAATATCAAAAAGAATTACCTCGACAAACAAATGAGAAATGAAAATCTTGGCTTTACAGTGAAGCATCGCTACCAAGATTTAAAAGACATTAAAGAACAATTTAATAAATTACAAGATTGTATTAATGATAAAACACAAGTTATTTTTTATTACATTCATAAAAAGAAAACCTATCAAGTTGAACCTTATAAACTAGTCAATCATAATGATATTTGGTATCTCGCCGCTAAACACGAAAATAAAATTAAGAATTTTTTACTTAGCAAAATAGATAAAATTCAAAAAACCTTTATTCAATTTGAAGTAGATCAAAACTTATTAAAGAGAATTGAACAAGAAGAAAGCGTTTGGCACAAAGAACATAAAGTAGAAATTATCATTAAAATAAAAGCAGAAGTTAGCCAATATTTTACTCGCCGTTCATTATTGCCTGAACAAAAAACAGTAAAGCAATTAGATAATGGCGAATTAATTATCTCGACAATGATTTCTCATAAACTAGAACTTTTCCCAATTATTCGCTATTGGATCCCAAATTTAACCATTATTAGCCCAGAAGATTGGCAACAGGAGTTAGAGATGGGATTGAGGGAGTATTTGGGGAAATAA
- a CDS encoding HEPN domain-containing protein: MYNYQSLKQKHRELREQLSAQLSLRIHRSLSWLNKAEQSNDMDSQFIFSWIAFNAAYAKDLFNCQSERDQLKDFLQLICQLDQQKHLYRLIWQQFPKAIRTLLENQFVYQPFWNYYNQYQLNDWRVSFEREKQQAYQALAQQNTIEILHIIFSRLYTLRNQLVHGGATWNSAVNRSQIRDACGIMMNLVPIIIDIMLDNPTQQWGEVFYPVIED, translated from the coding sequence ATGTACAACTATCAATCTCTTAAACAAAAACATCGTGAATTACGAGAACAACTATCCGCTCAATTATCATTACGTATTCATCGTTCTTTAAGTTGGTTAAATAAAGCAGAACAAAGTAATGATATGGATAGTCAATTTATTTTTAGTTGGATAGCCTTTAATGCAGCTTATGCGAAAGATTTATTTAATTGTCAATCAGAAAGAGATCAACTAAAAGACTTTTTACAATTAATTTGTCAATTAGATCAGCAAAAACATCTTTATCGTTTGATTTGGCAACAATTCCCTAAAGCTATTCGTACATTGTTAGAAAACCAATTTGTTTATCAACCATTCTGGAATTATTATAATCAATATCAATTAAACGATTGGCGAGTGAGCTTTGAACGAGAAAAACAACAAGCTTATCAAGCCTTAGCTCAGCAAAATACAATCGAAATATTACATATTATTTTTTCTCGTTTATATACTTTGCGTAATCAATTAGTCCATGGTGGGGCAACTTGGAATAGTGCAGTTAATCGCTCTCAAATTCGTGATGCGTGCGGTATTATGATGAATCTAGTACCAATTATTATTGATATTATGTTAGATAATCCTACACAACAATGGGGGGAGGTATTTTATCCTGTTATTGAGGATTAA
- a CDS encoding ATP-binding protein → MNQQVMTKNTANNIQQKAMDVLLDGTKLINKDYLIEMSNYQVHPLFSNNININGDVRIFKVERIVLENKQAVLESLTATYVALGTAGFSVFIWLDSDGNKTDLYLGVRGEKNRLQGGTAGKLLQESFKGHFSGSLLHQLDGTQSQDLLNKITKQEADNNEIQSVTAVSSIPSLSTEEREHFSQGLERFIDAAEGRTYQALILAEPLTTHQLSNIRTSYEQIATHISPLLKQQVSFGENQSQAVSLSLNETISTALGQSLTSTETSTYTDTKTKNKTYTTNQSVSGKSTEDKIMGTIAGVAAAGATIAFGPIGMIAGGAVMSAVNTLSDTYTKGSSDSTSYGTSHSISNASSYAQGQTATETQSYGKTVSDTQTLGNSYQINLETTNKHIEQWLKRIDQHLQRLDDAQRYGGWQSAAYFMSKNTASTEALASIFLGLMRGKDSNGENFALTTWSNKEKKQLNNILNWLKNLSHPRLKPNIFQAIELNYLTPATLLSSKEVAIQLSLPRRSTTATPVIETQSFGRSIQNLDQNIHYNENKSIELGKIRHLWADTQQRVSLNLNDLTSHVFVTGSTGSGKSNTVYQIIDELMQKDIPFLAIEPAKGEYKHIFGNKDNVRVFSTNITEAEVLKINPFKFPKGIHVFEHIDRLVEIFNVCWPMYAAMPAILKEAILLAYENAGWDLTTSNNRTSENLFPNFCDLLEALELVIEESSYSQEVKSNYSGSLITRIRSLTNGLNSQIFSSNEIGNEVLFDENVIIDLSRVGSQETKSLIMGILILRLTEYRMTSKRINSELRHITILEEAHNILKRTSTEQNSEGANVAGKAVEMLSNAIAEMRTYGEGFIIADQSPNAVDISAIRNTNTKIIMRLPDDTDRRLAGKAAALNDEQIAELAKLPKGNAVVYQNNWLEAVLCQVNHFKVDNALFNYQPPTSNNNIVDRTTFNLHLARLLLSKSMINMEKIDLSILEKNIDYFDISIKNKKEIIYAIHHIHKHRGKAPQDKSLLQGIFLEVTGLGNQTMQLIRNMNKDIDLEAFLIKLKRFVVEQIGDNTSEELLLFATDSCLEMYRKKDIYGQKFYHICREQYKQFTS, encoded by the coding sequence ATGAACCAACAAGTTATGACAAAAAATACAGCTAATAATATACAACAAAAAGCTATGGATGTATTATTGGATGGCACTAAACTTATTAATAAAGATTATTTAATAGAGATGTCAAATTACCAAGTGCATCCTTTATTCTCTAATAATATCAATATTAATGGTGATGTACGTATTTTTAAAGTAGAACGTATTGTTTTAGAAAATAAACAAGCCGTCTTAGAAAGCTTAACTGCAACTTATGTTGCTTTGGGTACAGCGGGATTTTCAGTATTTATTTGGTTAGATAGTGATGGTAATAAAACGGATCTCTACTTAGGGGTACGAGGAGAAAAAAATAGGTTACAAGGAGGAACTGCTGGCAAATTATTACAAGAATCTTTTAAAGGACATTTTTCAGGCAGTTTACTTCATCAATTAGATGGTACACAAAGCCAAGATTTACTTAATAAAATAACAAAACAGGAGGCAGATAATAATGAGATTCAATCTGTTACTGCTGTTTCCAGTATACCCTCTTTATCAACTGAAGAACGAGAGCATTTTTCCCAAGGCTTAGAACGTTTTATTGATGCAGCGGAAGGGCGTACTTATCAAGCACTAATTTTGGCGGAGCCTCTTACGACACATCAATTATCTAATATTCGAACTTCTTATGAACAAATCGCAACGCATATTTCACCTTTATTAAAACAACAAGTCTCATTTGGTGAAAATCAAAGTCAAGCTGTAAGTTTATCGTTAAATGAAACCATTAGTACAGCTTTAGGACAAAGTTTAACTTCGACTGAAACAAGCACTTACACTGATACCAAAACAAAAAATAAAACCTATACTACAAATCAATCTGTATCCGGCAAAAGTACAGAAGACAAAATAATGGGGACAATTGCTGGAGTAGCGGCAGCAGGTGCAACAATTGCATTTGGACCTATCGGTATGATAGCTGGAGGAGCAGTAATGTCGGCAGTTAACACGCTATCCGATACCTATACTAAAGGCTCTAGTGATTCCACATCATACGGTACTTCTCATTCTATAAGCAATGCAAGTTCTTATGCTCAAGGGCAAACGGCTACTGAAACTCAAAGCTATGGAAAAACCGTGAGTGATACACAAACGCTTGGTAATTCTTATCAAATTAATTTAGAAACAACTAATAAGCATATTGAACAATGGTTAAAACGTATTGATCAACATTTACAACGCTTAGATGATGCACAACGTTATGGTGGTTGGCAAAGTGCCGCCTACTTTATGAGTAAAAATACAGCTTCAACAGAAGCATTAGCCAGTATCTTTTTAGGCTTGATGAGAGGAAAAGATTCTAATGGCGAAAATTTTGCTTTAACAACATGGAGCAATAAAGAAAAAAAACAACTTAACAATATATTAAACTGGCTAAAGAATTTATCTCACCCACGTTTGAAACCTAATATATTTCAAGCTATTGAGTTAAATTATTTAACCCCAGCTACATTGCTTTCAAGTAAAGAAGTAGCAATACAGTTGAGTTTACCAAGACGCTCTACTACAGCCACCCCTGTGATAGAAACACAATCCTTTGGGCGTAGTATTCAAAATCTCGATCAAAATATTCACTATAATGAAAATAAAAGTATTGAATTAGGTAAAATACGCCATTTATGGGCGGATACCCAACAAAGAGTTTCGTTAAATCTTAATGATTTAACCAGCCATGTATTTGTTACTGGCTCAACTGGATCAGGAAAAAGCAATACTGTCTATCAAATTATTGATGAATTGATGCAGAAAGATATTCCTTTCTTAGCAATTGAACCTGCGAAAGGTGAATATAAACATATTTTTGGTAATAAAGATAATGTAAGAGTATTTTCTACCAATATTACAGAGGCGGAAGTATTAAAAATTAATCCATTTAAATTTCCTAAAGGTATTCATGTTTTTGAACATATCGATCGTTTAGTGGAAATTTTTAATGTTTGCTGGCCAATGTATGCCGCTATGCCAGCGATTTTAAAAGAAGCCATTTTGCTTGCCTATGAAAATGCTGGTTGGGATTTAACAACTTCCAATAATAGAACTAGTGAAAATTTATTCCCTAATTTCTGTGATTTATTGGAAGCATTAGAACTTGTTATTGAGGAATCTAGTTATTCTCAAGAGGTAAAAAGTAATTATTCAGGCTCATTAATAACTCGTATCCGTTCCTTAACCAATGGATTAAATAGCCAAATATTTTCTAGTAATGAAATTGGTAATGAAGTTTTATTTGATGAGAATGTAATTATTGACTTAAGCCGAGTAGGATCTCAAGAAACAAAATCCTTAATTATGGGGATATTAATTTTACGTTTAACCGAATACCGTATGACCAGTAAACGTATTAACTCTGAACTTCGACATATTACAATATTAGAAGAAGCACATAATATTTTAAAAAGAACCTCTACTGAGCAAAACAGTGAAGGGGCAAATGTAGCCGGAAAAGCGGTTGAAATGCTGTCTAATGCCATTGCTGAAATGCGAACTTATGGAGAAGGCTTTATTATTGCAGATCAATCGCCCAATGCAGTAGATATTTCAGCAATTCGTAATACTAATACCAAAATTATTATGCGATTGCCTGATGATACTGATAGAAGATTAGCTGGTAAAGCTGCAGCTTTAAATGATGAGCAAATTGCAGAATTGGCGAAACTTCCTAAAGGCAATGCTGTTGTTTACCAAAATAATTGGTTGGAGGCCGTATTATGCCAAGTCAATCACTTTAAAGTTGATAATGCGTTATTTAATTATCAGCCACCAACCTCAAATAATAATATTGTTGATAGAACAACATTTAATCTTCATCTTGCCCGTTTATTATTAAGCAAATCCATGATAAATATGGAAAAAATCGATTTAAGTATATTAGAAAAAAATATCGATTATTTTGATATTAGCATAAAAAATAAAAAAGAAATTATTTATGCTATTCATCATATTCATAAACATAGAGGTAAAGCTCCGCAGGATAAATCCTTATTACAAGGTATTTTCCTTGAAGTAACAGGGCTAGGTAATCAGACAATGCAATTAATTAGAAATATGAATAAGGATATAGACCTAGAAGCATTTTTAATAAAATTGAAAAGATTTGTTGTGGAACAAATTGGAGATAATACCTCAGAAGAGCTATTGTTATTTGCAACAGATAGTTGTTTAGAAATGTATCGAAAAAAAGACATTTATGGTCAGAAATTTTATCATATTTGTCGAGAACAATATAAACAATTCACTTCATAA
- a CDS encoding dynamin family protein: MNKITLDKENNFKVLIVSTMSSGKSTLINALIGQNLLHSANEATTSLITEIQHCSQKNFYAYISFNEQSENAEINTREYYIDNVNRDLLKQWNKNPAINHIKVKGCLANFSHQEHHWSIIDTPGVNNSQDYRHQKITQDYLDNGDYNLLIYILNATQLGINDDYLLLKNIKNILSKRCDKNIVFVLNKIDVIDEEKESLLDMLNNANLYLKKLGFTKPIIISTSAVNALNLRKIINGDKITYYDKVSLLSHLAEPTKSVFKYYLNLPVGLLETFDSKLEITTDQTKSFSVGTKRNISSKELAKALVNSGIPLLEHLISYYINLEKNIIKPTNIGENLMNPHKIFIEHNPFTIQTTFKVDGYDIAENSELDQYKNQRLQHWIDHLFEALYRELNNQTSFNIHFKGTTTDCADMQLAVENAKEQGMDIELQCTEVDGGEQRLNKIQELMEQAKNDPIFSSYIADNPQVKEDFEEAINRDFDVYVVATMSSGKSTLINAMLGCGVLPALNEATTATIASIKDNDSMERGYFIANRIDKNGKYLSKNTNLCFTTKTEADESLEILSNWNKDKETHQINIEGNIVGITERDNVRLVLTDTPGPNNSQDQTHNLATMRHIRDSKRNPLILYVLNGTQLGINDDRSLLQDIAEIMHKEGKQNRDRFIFVVNKADVFDPEKGENIEGVVERAKTYLEKNGIQNPMVYPVSAYLTGLLRKHALNEDLLTRLERADMNGKIDLFKEEATMDLVQYMPLSPQVKMDLDKKNYPIALYRSGLPAVEAMIDDYINKYNLPHRVNRAYEALKRIIEDSSNKEKIKASLNQNQGELEKLAQSIGVLEQKRKEGFTSEGYIEQLKQQERGISNTVAKSLLTQESKTRQLINQWQDKFKGKVKPNEAEKLLDSFTKDIKHEYNRTILDLEELIEMDQDTVKQELAKDYHRFVERLFSEVESLNLSVLTGIKHQVNAFNFNTISKIQKDEINIEMEKTDEWVSTSTWWNIFSWGDGYYKEIEKEYIDLEQVWDNRSSEVINAFNSLMRSAKAKVLENGEQLVEQFILFFNAQFDQRFNQLLEDYKETIKNSANLKQAIAEAKNKLMVIQNFEQELDKTIELNKIIEL; the protein is encoded by the coding sequence ATGAATAAAATTACTCTTGATAAAGAAAACAACTTTAAAGTATTAATTGTTTCTACAATGAGTTCAGGTAAATCTACTCTGATTAATGCTTTAATAGGCCAAAATCTATTACATTCTGCAAATGAAGCTACAACATCACTTATAACGGAGATACAACATTGCAGCCAAAAAAATTTCTATGCTTATATAAGTTTTAATGAACAAAGTGAAAATGCAGAAATCAACACAAGAGAATACTATATTGATAATGTTAATCGTGATTTATTAAAGCAATGGAATAAAAATCCAGCAATTAATCATATTAAGGTAAAAGGGTGTTTAGCTAATTTTTCTCATCAAGAACATCATTGGTCTATTATAGATACGCCGGGTGTAAATAATAGTCAAGACTACCGACATCAAAAAATAACCCAAGATTATTTAGATAATGGCGATTATAACTTATTAATTTATATTCTGAATGCCACACAATTAGGTATCAACGATGATTATCTTTTATTAAAGAACATAAAAAATATTTTAAGCAAACGTTGCGATAAGAATATTGTCTTTGTTTTAAATAAAATTGATGTTATAGATGAAGAGAAAGAAAGTTTACTAGATATGCTAAACAATGCTAATCTTTATCTAAAAAAATTAGGTTTTACAAAACCAATTATTATATCAACATCAGCGGTAAATGCCTTAAATTTAAGAAAAATAATAAATGGTGATAAAATAACTTATTATGATAAGGTTTCATTATTATCCCATTTAGCAGAACCCACAAAAAGTGTTTTTAAATACTATCTTAACTTACCTGTAGGATTATTAGAAACTTTTGATTCTAAATTGGAAATCACTACTGATCAAACAAAAAGCTTTTCTGTTGGCACAAAACGAAATATTTCCTCTAAAGAGTTAGCTAAAGCATTAGTTAATAGCGGTATTCCTTTATTAGAACATTTAATTTCTTATTATATCAACTTAGAAAAAAACATTATCAAACCAACAAATATAGGAGAAAACCTTATGAATCCGCACAAAATATTCATTGAACATAACCCATTTACTATTCAAACAACTTTCAAAGTTGATGGGTATGATATTGCTGAAAATTCTGAATTAGATCAATACAAAAATCAACGTTTACAGCATTGGATTGATCATTTATTTGAAGCTTTATATAGGGAACTTAATAATCAGACTTCGTTTAATATTCATTTTAAAGGCACAACAACAGATTGTGCAGATATGCAACTAGCGGTAGAAAATGCCAAAGAACAAGGTATGGATATTGAACTGCAATGTACAGAAGTGGATGGTGGTGAACAACGCTTAAACAAAATTCAAGAATTAATGGAACAAGCTAAAAATGATCCGATATTTAGTAGCTATATTGCCGATAATCCTCAGGTAAAAGAGGATTTTGAAGAAGCAATTAATCGTGATTTTGATGTGTATGTTGTGGCAACCATGTCTTCAGGAAAATCCACTTTAATTAATGCCATGCTTGGCTGTGGCGTTTTACCAGCCCTTAATGAAGCCACGACAGCTACTATTGCCTCTATTAAAGATAATGACAGCATGGAAAGAGGATATTTTATTGCCAACCGTATTGATAAAAATGGGAAATATCTTAGTAAAAATACTAATCTTTGTTTTACTACCAAAACTGAAGCTGATGAATCACTTGAAATATTAAGTAACTGGAATAAAGATAAGGAAACCCATCAAATCAATATTGAGGGAAATATTGTTGGTATTACTGAGCGAGACAATGTTCGTTTAGTTTTAACGGATACCCCGGGACCAAATAATAGTCAAGATCAAACACATAATTTAGCCACAATGAGACATATTCGTGATTCTAAACGGAATCCACTTATTTTATATGTATTAAATGGTACACAGTTAGGGATTAACGATGATCGTTCTCTTTTACAAGATATTGCTGAAATAATGCATAAAGAGGGTAAACAAAACCGTGATCGCTTTATTTTTGTTGTCAATAAAGCGGATGTGTTTGATCCAGAAAAAGGGGAAAACATTGAAGGCGTAGTAGAAAGAGCAAAAACTTATTTGGAAAAAAATGGTATTCAGAATCCTATGGTATATCCTGTATCGGCTTATTTAACAGGCTTACTAAGGAAACATGCACTAAATGAAGACTTATTAACACGTCTCGAACGTGCTGATATGAATGGCAAAATTGATCTATTTAAAGAAGAAGCCACAATGGATTTAGTGCAATATATGCCACTTAGCCCACAAGTCAAAATGGATTTAGACAAAAAAAATTACCCCATAGCCCTATATCGCAGTGGCCTACCTGCAGTAGAAGCCATGATTGATGACTATATTAATAAATATAATTTACCACATAGGGTAAACCGCGCTTATGAGGCATTAAAACGTATTATTGAAGACAGTTCAAATAAAGAGAAAATTAAAGCGAGTCTAAATCAAAATCAAGGAGAATTAGAAAAATTAGCTCAAAGCATTGGAGTACTTGAACAAAAACGTAAAGAAGGGTTTACTAGCGAGGGCTATATTGAGCAATTAAAACAACAAGAACGAGGTATTTCCAATACTGTAGCTAAAAGTCTGTTAACTCAAGAAAGTAAAACTCGCCAATTAATTAATCAATGGCAAGATAAGTTCAAAGGCAAAGTAAAACCAAATGAGGCTGAGAAATTACTTGATAGCTTTACTAAAGACATTAAACATGAATATAACCGCACTATTCTTGATTTAGAAGAATTAATTGAAATGGATCAAGATACTGTAAAACAAGAGCTAGCCAAGGATTATCATCGTTTTGTGGAAAGACTCTTTAGTGAAGTTGAAAGTTTAAATCTATCTGTATTAACAGGTATTAAGCATCAAGTTAATGCATTCAATTTTAATACTATATCTAAAATCCAAAAAGATGAAATAAATATTGAAATGGAAAAAACTGATGAATGGGTTAGTACAAGTACATGGTGGAACATATTCTCATGGGGTGATGGCTATTATAAGGAGATTGAGAAAGAATATATTGATTTAGAACAGGTTTGGGATAATCGTTCTAGCGAGGTAATTAATGCCTTTAATAGTTTAATGCGTAGTGCAAAAGCAAAAGTGTTGGAAAATGGCGAACAGTTAGTAGAACAATTTATTCTATTCTTTAATGCTCAATTTGACCAACGCTTTAATCAATTATTAGAGGATTATAAAGAAACGATTAAAAATAGTGCAAACCTTAAACAAGCTATAGCCGAAGCTAAAAATAAATTAATGGTAATTCAAAACTTTGAACAAGAGTTAGATAAAACCATAGAGTTAAATAAAATCATAGAGTTATAA
- a CDS encoding HNH endonuclease, with protein sequence MNELKEVFNNLEYYLDQKVDNDVLDNMDLKTYLLFKERENSRLFGIPRIGGEWVDKEGDSVWKPNPDVIPDPENKKNGNPDFKTWKEILDKYDIDGIPFEDGYPDFSEVSSGEVKIDDFTTERWKNFAQADDKMAEEWSKSSKDGKADWTADDVAQWRKENNHTWHEHQDCKTMQLVPSEVHNNIPHNGGISVKKQEVSNGGQA encoded by the coding sequence ATGAACGAACTTAAAGAAGTTTTTAATAATTTAGAATATTATTTAGATCAAAAAGTTGATAATGATGTATTAGATAACATGGACTTAAAAACTTATCTCTTGTTTAAAGAAAGAGAAAACTCAAGACTATTTGGTATTCCAAGGATAGGGGGCGAATGGGTGGATAAAGAAGGCGATTCTGTATGGAAACCTAACCCAGATGTTATTCCAGATCCTGAGAATAAAAAAAATGGTAATCCTGATTTTAAAACTTGGAAGGAAATTCTTGATAAATATGATATAGATGGTATACCTTTTGAAGATGGTTATCCTGATTTTTCAGAAGTATCTAGTGGCGAAGTAAAAATTGATGATTTTACTACAGAACGCTGGAAAAACTTTGCTCAAGCCGATGATAAAATGGCGGAAGAGTGGTCTAAATCCAGTAAAGATGGTAAAGCTGATTGGACGGCTGATGATGTTGCTCAATGGCGTAAAGAAAATAATCATACTTGGCATGAACATCAAGATTGTAAAACTATGCAGTTAGTACCAAGTGAAGTACATAATAATATTCCACATAATGGCGGTATTTCAGTTAAAAAACAAGAAGTTTCTAATGGAGGACAAGCATAA